A genomic stretch from Amycolatopsis sp. 195334CR includes:
- a CDS encoding GH1 family beta-glucosidase encodes MTSSFPPGFRWGVATSAFQIEGATTADGRGPSIWDTFATLPGAVAGGDTGEPAAEHYHRLPEDLALLTGLGVDAYRFSVSWPRVQPSGRGRPERRGLDFYRRLVEGLRDKGIEPFLTLYHWDLPQALEDEGGWRSRDTAERFAEYAVLVHEELGDVVDHWTTLNEPYPCAIAGYAEGRHAPGAREGHGALAAAHHLLLGHGLAVRAMRARATSGQRFGVVLNQSPALPVTRSDADIAAAERQDTLLRRQFTDPLFGGRYAPGLTTMFDGVSDFSFRHDGDLETIGQPLDYLGVNYYYRLHVADAPHREPDPARRTAADIGVDTTRLPDVPRTGMGWPVEPDGLTEALVGLHHRYPGLPPVYVTENGCVYPDIVDERGVFADEQRIAYLREHIEAARAAMAAGVDLRGYFCWSLLDNFEWAHGYKHRFGLVHVDYPTQRRTPRASYHWYRDHIAACRTA; translated from the coding sequence GTGACTTCCAGTTTCCCGCCCGGCTTCCGCTGGGGCGTGGCCACCTCGGCGTTCCAGATCGAGGGCGCCACCACCGCGGACGGCCGCGGACCGTCCATCTGGGACACCTTCGCCACGCTGCCCGGCGCGGTGGCCGGTGGTGACACCGGCGAACCGGCGGCGGAGCACTACCACCGCCTGCCGGAGGACCTCGCCCTGCTGACCGGGCTCGGCGTGGACGCCTACCGGTTCTCGGTGTCGTGGCCCCGCGTGCAGCCGTCCGGCCGCGGCCGCCCCGAACGCCGCGGCCTCGACTTCTACCGGCGGCTCGTGGAAGGGTTGCGGGACAAGGGAATCGAGCCGTTCCTGACGCTCTACCACTGGGACCTGCCGCAGGCGCTGGAGGACGAGGGCGGCTGGCGGTCGCGCGACACCGCCGAGCGCTTCGCCGAGTACGCGGTGCTGGTGCACGAGGAACTCGGTGACGTCGTCGACCACTGGACGACGCTGAACGAGCCGTACCCGTGCGCGATCGCAGGTTACGCCGAAGGGCGGCACGCGCCGGGCGCGCGGGAGGGGCACGGCGCGCTCGCCGCCGCTCACCACCTGCTGCTCGGCCACGGCCTGGCGGTGCGGGCGATGCGGGCGCGGGCGACGTCCGGGCAGCGGTTCGGGGTCGTGCTCAACCAGTCACCCGCGCTGCCGGTGACCCGCTCGGACGCGGACATCGCCGCGGCCGAGCGGCAGGACACGTTGCTGCGCCGCCAGTTCACCGACCCGTTGTTCGGCGGCCGGTACGCCCCCGGGCTCACCACGATGTTCGACGGCGTCTCCGACTTCTCCTTCCGCCACGACGGTGATCTGGAGACGATCGGCCAGCCGCTCGACTACCTCGGGGTCAACTACTACTACCGGCTCCACGTCGCCGACGCGCCACACCGCGAGCCGGACCCGGCCCGGCGCACGGCGGCCGACATCGGGGTGGACACCACCCGCCTGCCGGACGTGCCGCGGACCGGCATGGGCTGGCCGGTCGAGCCCGACGGCCTGACCGAAGCCCTGGTCGGCCTGCACCACCGCTACCCGGGGCTCCCGCCGGTGTACGTCACCGAGAACGGTTGCGTGTACCCGGACATCGTCGACGAGCGGGGCGTGTTCGCCGACGAGCAGCGCATCGCGTACCTGCGCGAGCACATCGAGGCGGCGCGGGCGGCCATGGCGGCGGGGGTCGACCTGCGCGGGTACTTCTGCTGGTCGCTGCTGGACAACTTCGAGTGGGCGCACGGGTACAAGCACCGGTTCGGGCTGGTGCACGTCGACTACCCGACCCAGCGCCGCACTCCGAGGGCCAGCTACCACTGGTACCGCGATCACATCGCGGCCTGCCGGACCGCGTGA
- a CDS encoding carbohydrate ABC transporter permease yields the protein MTSVLTPAPPVGDRARPPGRARRLARRIASPWTYAALIAILAGSAFPVYWSLVVSSQTPEAVGSVPPVLVPGGHLFANIARVFDETDFALALGNSLIVAGTITVSVVLFSTLAGFAFAKLRFRGRTALLLVVIATQAIPTELGVVPLYMMMADFGWAGELQAVIVPGLVTAFGVFFMRQYFERALPLELLEAGRMDGCGTLRLFWHVALPTARPAAAVLGLFTFMQAWNDFFWPLVVLVPENPTVQTALSTLASGYTTDYTLVLTAATIGTVPVLLVFLLFGRQIVGGIMQGALKG from the coding sequence ATGACTTCCGTGCTGACCCCGGCCCCGCCGGTGGGCGACCGCGCCCGCCCGCCGGGCCGGGCCCGGCGGCTCGCCCGGCGGATCGCGAGCCCGTGGACCTACGCCGCGCTGATCGCGATCCTGGCCGGTTCGGCGTTCCCGGTGTACTGGTCGCTGGTCGTCTCGTCGCAGACGCCGGAGGCGGTGGGCAGCGTGCCGCCGGTGCTGGTGCCCGGCGGCCACCTGTTCGCGAACATCGCCCGGGTCTTCGACGAGACGGATTTCGCGCTGGCACTGGGGAACTCGCTGATCGTCGCGGGCACCATCACCGTCTCGGTGGTGCTGTTCTCGACGCTGGCCGGGTTCGCCTTCGCCAAACTGCGCTTCCGCGGACGCACCGCGCTGCTGCTGGTGGTGATCGCCACCCAGGCGATCCCGACCGAACTGGGCGTGGTGCCGCTGTACATGATGATGGCCGACTTCGGCTGGGCCGGGGAACTGCAGGCGGTGATCGTGCCCGGCCTGGTCACCGCGTTCGGCGTGTTCTTCATGCGCCAGTACTTCGAGCGCGCGCTGCCGCTGGAACTGCTGGAGGCGGGGCGGATGGACGGCTGCGGGACGTTGCGGTTGTTCTGGCACGTCGCGCTGCCCACCGCCCGCCCGGCCGCCGCGGTGCTCGGGCTGTTCACCTTCATGCAGGCGTGGAACGACTTCTTCTGGCCACTGGTGGTGCTGGTGCCGGAGAACCCGACCGTGCAAACAGCACTGTCCACACTGGCCAGTGGCTACACCACCGACTACACCCTCGTGCTCACCGCCGCGACCATCGGCACCGTCCCCGTCCTCCTCGTGTTCCTGCTGTTCGGCCGCCAGATCGTCGGCGGCATCATGCAGGGCGCGCTCAAGGGCTGA
- a CDS encoding carbohydrate ABC transporter permease has product MAERRTWADRRHHWDVKLSPFGFVSPYFLIFGVFGLFPLLYTGWVSLQDRNLLDAEGAEFVGFANYDQLLFHDPYFWNAMGNTVSLWLLTTIPQILFALGVAHLLNRRLRGRTLFRMGMILPNITSVAAVTIIFAQLFGRDFGLVNWVLSWFGAGQIDWQAGTASSHTAIAAMVVWRWTGYHALIFLASMQAIPSSMYEAATLDGARSWQQFWRITVPLLRPQIIFSTVIATTGNMRLLAEPLLFNPGTAAATGGSDRQFQTAALYLYEQGFTKYDFGYSSAIALVLAVATMLVAGVSYLVTRRIQTE; this is encoded by the coding sequence ATGGCGGAACGCCGCACCTGGGCCGACCGGCGTCACCACTGGGACGTCAAGCTCTCGCCGTTCGGCTTCGTCAGCCCGTACTTCCTGATCTTCGGCGTCTTCGGCTTGTTCCCGCTGCTCTACACCGGCTGGGTGTCGCTGCAGGACCGCAACCTGCTCGACGCCGAGGGCGCGGAGTTCGTCGGGTTCGCCAACTACGACCAGCTGCTGTTCCACGACCCGTACTTCTGGAACGCGATGGGGAACACGGTCAGCCTGTGGCTGCTGACCACGATCCCGCAGATCCTGTTCGCGCTCGGCGTCGCGCACCTGCTCAACCGCAGGCTGCGTGGGCGGACGCTGTTCCGGATGGGGATGATCCTGCCGAACATCACCTCGGTGGCGGCGGTGACGATCATCTTCGCGCAGTTGTTCGGCCGGGACTTCGGGCTGGTGAACTGGGTGCTGAGCTGGTTCGGCGCCGGCCAGATCGACTGGCAGGCAGGCACCGCCAGCTCGCACACCGCCATCGCGGCGATGGTGGTGTGGCGCTGGACCGGGTACCACGCGCTGATCTTCCTCGCCTCGATGCAGGCGATCCCGTCGAGCATGTACGAGGCCGCCACGCTCGACGGCGCGCGGAGTTGGCAGCAGTTCTGGCGGATCACCGTGCCGCTGCTGCGGCCGCAGATCATCTTCTCCACGGTGATCGCGACCACCGGGAACATGCGGCTGCTCGCCGAGCCGCTGCTGTTCAACCCCGGCACCGCGGCCGCCACCGGCGGCTCCGACCGGCAGTTCCAGACCGCCGCGCTCTACCTCTACGAGCAGGGCTTCACCAAGTACGACTTCGGCTACAGCTCGGCGATCGCGCTGGTGCTGGCGGTGGCCACGATGCTGGTGGCGGGCGTGTCGTACCTGGTCACCCGCCGCATCCAAACGGAATGA
- a CDS encoding extracellular solute-binding protein, whose amino-acid sequence MRPKTRNRRTRLLTGLCATLVAATALSACGSGEAGDGKIKLSLGLFGKFGYTELLKEYQAAHPNIEITERTASYSDHHKNVAAHLATGGGAADIEAVDTGYIAQFKATPDKFVDLNTVGGDQLKSRWLDWKWTASLAKGGQQIGYGTDVGGLAICYRRDLLEAAGLPADREAVSALWPTWQAFFDAGKQFQANAPDGVKWMDGGPTVLNAIFGQAPTGYYDQSDKLVVDSNPALRAGWDQVVGAVQANLSAGLLYSTPTWDTGFAQSQFATVTCPAWMMTKIKDKAPDTAGKWDVAAVPGGGGNWGGSYLTVPKQGKHTKEAAELAAWLTAPEQQAKVFTSEGLLPSTPSLYEDPKIASYTNPFFNNAPVGKLFTDAAKQLRPQYQGPKAGDVQTEFGNAMQRVEQGKQDGAAAWQQLVGDVAKLQS is encoded by the coding sequence ATGCGCCCGAAAACGAGGAACCGCCGTACCCGCCTGCTCACCGGACTGTGCGCCACCCTGGTCGCGGCCACCGCGTTGAGCGCCTGCGGCAGCGGCGAAGCCGGCGACGGCAAGATCAAGCTCAGCCTCGGCCTCTTCGGCAAGTTCGGCTACACCGAACTGCTCAAGGAGTACCAGGCGGCGCATCCGAACATCGAGATCACCGAGCGGACCGCGTCGTACTCGGACCACCACAAGAACGTCGCCGCGCACCTGGCGACCGGCGGCGGTGCCGCGGACATCGAGGCGGTCGACACCGGCTACATCGCGCAGTTCAAGGCCACCCCGGACAAGTTCGTCGACCTCAACACCGTCGGCGGCGACCAGCTCAAGAGCCGCTGGCTGGACTGGAAGTGGACCGCATCACTGGCCAAGGGCGGCCAGCAGATCGGCTACGGCACCGACGTCGGCGGCCTGGCCATCTGCTACCGCCGCGACCTGCTCGAAGCCGCCGGGCTGCCCGCCGACCGCGAAGCCGTCTCCGCGCTCTGGCCGACCTGGCAGGCGTTCTTCGACGCGGGCAAGCAGTTCCAGGCCAACGCGCCGGACGGGGTCAAGTGGATGGACGGCGGCCCGACCGTGCTCAACGCGATCTTCGGCCAGGCCCCGACCGGCTACTACGACCAGAGCGACAAGCTGGTCGTGGACAGCAACCCGGCGCTGCGGGCGGGCTGGGACCAGGTCGTCGGCGCGGTGCAGGCGAACCTCTCGGCCGGGCTGCTCTACAGCACGCCGACCTGGGACACCGGGTTCGCCCAGAGCCAGTTCGCCACCGTCACCTGCCCCGCCTGGATGATGACCAAGATCAAGGACAAGGCCCCGGACACCGCGGGCAAGTGGGACGTCGCGGCCGTGCCCGGCGGGGGCGGCAACTGGGGCGGCTCGTACCTGACCGTGCCCAAGCAGGGCAAGCACACCAAGGAAGCCGCCGAGCTCGCCGCCTGGCTGACCGCGCCCGAGCAGCAGGCGAAGGTGTTCACCAGCGAGGGCCTGCTGCCCTCGACGCCGTCGCTCTACGAGGACCCGAAGATCGCGAGCTACACCAACCCGTTCTTCAACAACGCCCCCGTGGGCAAGCTGTTCACCGACGCGGCCAAGCAGCTGCGGCCGCAGTACCAGGGCCCGAAGGCCGGTGACGTGCAGACCGAGTTCGGCAACGCGATGCAGCGCGTCGAGCAGGGCAAGCAGGACGGCGCGGCGGCGTGGCAGCAGCTGGTCGGTGACGTCGCGAAGCTCCAGAGCTGA
- a CDS encoding LacI family DNA-binding transcriptional regulator, whose translation MVTAREVAELCGVSVATVSRVFNRPATVSAPTRERVERVARELDFSPNESARALSRQRSAMIGLVWDTDHRRPGWRHPFLQDLLLGLKSALSSHGYHLLLLATSDDARSRTPGVSLADPIAYVGMTRRHHLAGLVLIDSGSDAEAFGAFAQSGLPCVALDVVVSGAKATYVTSDNAAGAAEAVRHLAGLGHRRIATLTGPPGNAPAAARTEGYRRGLADAGLPSREEYVVTGDFYRESGFAGMQRLLALGEPPTAVFAASDEMAIGALLAARAGGLRVPEDLAVVGFDDIEVAALVDPALTTVAQDKAAFGTAAAGALLGMIENAVPPEPILLPTHLVVRDSCGA comes from the coding sequence ATGGTCACAGCCCGCGAAGTCGCCGAGCTCTGCGGGGTCTCCGTCGCCACGGTGTCCCGGGTGTTCAACCGCCCGGCCACGGTCAGCGCGCCGACCCGCGAGCGCGTCGAGCGCGTGGCCCGCGAGCTCGACTTCTCGCCGAACGAATCGGCGCGGGCGTTGTCGCGGCAGCGGTCGGCGATGATCGGGCTGGTCTGGGACACCGACCACCGGCGGCCGGGCTGGCGGCACCCGTTCCTCCAGGATTTGTTGCTGGGCCTCAAATCCGCCCTGAGTTCGCACGGTTACCACCTGCTCCTGCTGGCCACGAGCGATGATGCGCGCAGCCGTACGCCCGGGGTGTCGCTGGCTGATCCGATCGCCTACGTCGGCATGACGCGCCGTCACCACCTGGCGGGTCTGGTGCTGATCGACAGCGGGTCGGACGCCGAGGCGTTCGGCGCGTTCGCCCAGTCCGGGCTGCCGTGCGTTGCGCTCGATGTGGTCGTTTCAGGGGCGAAGGCGACGTACGTGACGTCGGACAACGCCGCGGGCGCGGCCGAGGCCGTCCGGCACCTGGCCGGGCTCGGGCACCGGCGGATCGCCACGCTCACCGGTCCGCCCGGCAACGCGCCGGCCGCCGCCCGCACCGAGGGCTACCGGCGGGGCCTGGCGGACGCGGGGCTCCCGTCGCGGGAGGAGTACGTGGTCACCGGCGACTTCTACCGGGAAAGCGGTTTCGCCGGGATGCAACGACTTCTAGCCCTCGGCGAGCCGCCGACGGCGGTTTTCGCCGCCAGCGACGAAATGGCGATCGGCGCTCTGCTGGCCGCACGCGCCGGGGGCCTGCGGGTCCCGGAGGACCTGGCCGTCGTCGGCTTCGATGACATCGAGGTCGCGGCGCTGGTGGACCCGGCGCTCACCACCGTCGCGCAGGACAAGGCCGCCTTCGGCACCGCGGCGGCGGGGGCGCTGCTGGGGATGATCGAGAACGCCGTCCCACCGGAACCGATCCTGCTCCCCACCCACCTGGTGGTCCGCGACTCCTGCGGCGCTTGA
- a CDS encoding GlxA family transcriptional regulator, translating into MSAGSVALVVPDEVGVLDLYELSIPATVFGMPHPDLADPWYDLRLCGTGTRARGTAPGFALLGGRGLDDLADADTVIVSWVPDEVIDDNAPVPPELVTALRRAHEAGARMVSLCVGAFALAEAGLLDGRRATAHWMHTAQLAERYPKVQVDDSVLYVDDGDVLTSAGMTAGLDLCLHLVRRDLGAHVANQLARRMVVPAHRPGGQSQFIDLSIPATDRQGLTPVLDWARARLDQPLTIDDLARRAAVSPRTFYRRLHAATGTTPLQWLLNQRLARAQSLLETTDLPIERIAKLSGLGTANNLRHHFLKQIGISPSDYRQAFPPVPEPG; encoded by the coding sequence ATGAGCGCTGGTTCCGTCGCCCTGGTCGTGCCCGATGAGGTCGGGGTACTGGACCTGTACGAGCTGAGCATTCCCGCGACCGTGTTCGGCATGCCCCATCCCGACCTCGCCGATCCCTGGTACGACCTGCGGTTGTGCGGCACCGGGACCCGCGCGCGGGGCACCGCGCCCGGGTTCGCGCTGCTCGGCGGGCGCGGGCTGGACGACCTCGCCGACGCCGACACGGTCATCGTGTCCTGGGTGCCCGACGAGGTCATCGACGACAACGCCCCGGTTCCGCCCGAGTTGGTCACCGCCCTGCGGCGGGCCCACGAGGCGGGAGCGCGGATGGTGTCGCTCTGCGTCGGCGCGTTCGCGCTCGCCGAAGCGGGCCTGCTCGACGGGCGGCGCGCCACCGCGCACTGGATGCACACCGCGCAGCTGGCCGAGCGCTATCCGAAGGTTCAGGTGGACGACTCGGTGCTCTACGTCGACGACGGCGACGTGCTCACCAGCGCCGGGATGACCGCCGGGCTCGACCTGTGCCTGCACCTGGTCCGGCGGGATCTCGGCGCGCACGTGGCCAACCAGCTGGCCCGGCGGATGGTGGTCCCGGCGCACCGGCCCGGTGGTCAGTCGCAGTTCATCGACCTGTCCATCCCGGCCACCGACCGGCAGGGCCTGACCCCGGTGCTGGACTGGGCGCGAGCCCGGCTCGACCAGCCGCTGACCATCGACGACCTGGCCCGGCGCGCGGCGGTGAGCCCGCGGACCTTCTACCGCCGCCTGCACGCGGCGACCGGGACGACGCCGTTGCAGTGGCTGCTCAACCAGCGGCTGGCCCGGGCGCAGAGCCTGCTGGAAACCACCGACCTGCCGATCGAACGGATCGCGAAACTCAGCGGCCTCGGCACGGCGAACAACCTCCGGCACCACTTCCTGAAGCAGATCGGCATCTCCCCCAGCGACTACCGGCAAGCCTTCCCACCGGTGCCGGAACCCGGCTGA
- a CDS encoding NAD(P)-dependent oxidoreductase, whose protein sequence is MHTTITVIGLGNLGRALAHTLLRDGHPTTVWNRSPHKAEALVAQGATSTTTAAEAIAAGDLVLIALLDPTAARKVLTEAGDAVRGRTLVNLTSGGPDDARELATWAAEHDGEYLHGAVYAVPQTIGTAEASINYSGSEAAHHRWQSQLDLLGRSTFLGTDAGRASGYDVAILAGMYGTIGGFLHAAAMAQAAGISAADLTPKLLSWLTDMFPALSTFAREIDDKEYSTEESSLVMNQSGLATIIAASQAQGVPATTLLPLKDLIDREVTAGHGAASLARAVESLKAAG, encoded by the coding sequence ATGCACACCACGATCACGGTCATCGGACTCGGCAACCTCGGCCGGGCGCTGGCCCACACACTCCTGCGCGACGGCCACCCCACAACGGTGTGGAACCGTTCCCCACACAAGGCGGAAGCCCTTGTCGCACAAGGAGCAACGTCCACGACCACAGCGGCGGAGGCGATCGCCGCCGGCGACCTCGTGCTGATCGCCCTGCTCGACCCCACGGCGGCGCGCAAGGTGCTGACCGAGGCAGGCGACGCCGTTCGCGGGCGCACGCTGGTGAACCTCACCTCCGGCGGTCCGGACGACGCACGCGAACTGGCGACCTGGGCGGCTGAGCACGACGGCGAGTACCTGCACGGCGCCGTGTACGCCGTGCCCCAGACGATCGGCACGGCCGAGGCTTCGATCAACTACAGCGGTTCCGAAGCGGCCCATCACCGCTGGCAGTCTCAATTGGACCTTCTCGGCCGGAGCACCTTCCTCGGCACCGACGCCGGGCGGGCCTCGGGTTACGACGTCGCCATCCTCGCCGGGATGTACGGCACGATCGGCGGCTTCCTGCACGCCGCCGCGATGGCGCAAGCCGCCGGGATCAGCGCGGCCGACCTCACCCCGAAGTTGTTGTCCTGGTTGACGGACATGTTCCCGGCACTGTCCACATTCGCCAGGGAGATCGACGACAAGGAGTACTCGACGGAGGAGTCCAGCCTGGTGATGAACCAGTCCGGCCTGGCCACGATCATCGCGGCCAGCCAGGCGCAGGGCGTGCCCGCCACCACGCTGCTCCCGCTCAAGGACCTGATCGACCGGGAAGTCACCGCCGGCCACGGCGCGGCCAGCCTGGCCCGCGCCGTCGAGTCGCTCAAGGCCGCCGGATGA
- a CDS encoding pyridoxamine 5'-phosphate oxidase family protein codes for MTSRVKEFGDLEAEFNAYVGAIVYATMVTVDAKNRPRTRVLIPVWENVDGEPLGWLATYHTPVKAAHLAGNPHTNFSYWARGNNSVAIDATAEWDNALPTKERVWELYRRTSPRGAGYPLGNFWKAPSDPELHVLRLKPWRVQVIRGADLRSRIWRADGG; via the coding sequence ATGACCAGCAGGGTCAAGGAATTCGGCGACCTGGAAGCCGAGTTCAACGCCTACGTCGGAGCGATCGTCTACGCCACCATGGTCACGGTCGACGCCAAGAACCGCCCACGCACGCGCGTGCTCATCCCCGTGTGGGAGAACGTCGACGGCGAGCCTCTCGGCTGGCTGGCGACCTACCACACGCCGGTCAAGGCCGCGCACCTCGCGGGCAATCCGCACACCAATTTCTCCTACTGGGCGCGGGGGAACAACTCCGTCGCCATCGACGCCACGGCCGAATGGGACAACGCGCTGCCCACCAAGGAACGCGTGTGGGAGCTCTACCGCAGGACAAGCCCACGCGGGGCCGGATACCCGCTCGGGAACTTCTGGAAAGCGCCCTCGGACCCGGAACTGCACGTGCTCCGCCTGAAACCGTGGCGGGTCCAGGTCATCCGGGGTGCCGATCTGCGCAGCCGGATCTGGCGCGCCGACGGCGGGTAG
- a CDS encoding response regulator transcription factor, whose product MAETAAPITAAAVRLKDVTLDQLTHAVRVLADGGTLIAPSITSRLLRAIRASPAPAETPPVRELTGRELEVVRLMAAGYNNREIAGALFLAEGTVKNHVSTILLKLGARDRTNAVLRALHEGILS is encoded by the coding sequence GTGGCGGAGACGGCTGCGCCGATCACCGCCGCCGCGGTGAGGCTCAAGGACGTCACCCTGGACCAGCTGACCCACGCGGTCCGCGTCCTGGCCGATGGCGGCACGCTCATCGCGCCGTCGATCACGAGCCGCTTGCTGCGCGCGATCCGCGCGAGCCCCGCACCGGCGGAAACCCCACCGGTGCGGGAACTCACCGGCCGCGAACTGGAAGTGGTGCGGCTGATGGCCGCCGGGTACAACAACCGCGAGATCGCCGGTGCCCTGTTCCTGGCCGAAGGCACGGTGAAGAACCACGTGTCGACGATCCTGCTCAAGCTGGGCGCGCGCGACCGCACCAACGCCGTGCTCCGCGCACTGCACGAAGGAATCCTGAGCTGA